Proteins encoded in a region of the Aulosira sp. FACHB-615 genome:
- a CDS encoding SDR family oxidoreductase: protein MTSESYIFLAGASRGVGREIANCLTAQQLKVKALLRTETAATELQATGVKTILGDAMNVSDVEAAMLTNEPIHTVISTIGGLPTDTEKPDYPANKNLIDAAIKAKVQKFILVTSIGTGNSVGALSPQALAALQSVLVEKDKAEQYLIASGLTYTIIRPGGLKTEPATGNGVLTEDTSIVGSIHRADVAQLVCRCFNNNRTNNKILSAVDKNMLFGQIKFAPFSLD, encoded by the coding sequence ATGACAAGTGAATCATATATTTTTCTGGCTGGGGCAAGTCGTGGTGTTGGCAGAGAAATCGCCAACTGTTTAACAGCACAACAACTCAAAGTCAAAGCACTGTTGAGAACTGAAACGGCTGCGACTGAATTACAAGCAACGGGTGTCAAGACAATTTTGGGTGATGCGATGAATGTTAGTGATGTGGAAGCAGCTATGCTCACTAATGAACCCATCCACACTGTTATTAGTACTATTGGCGGTTTACCGACAGATACAGAAAAACCAGATTACCCGGCGAATAAAAATCTCATTGATGCAGCTATCAAAGCCAAAGTCCAAAAATTTATTTTAGTGACTTCCATTGGGACTGGTAATAGTGTTGGCGCATTATCTCCCCAAGCATTGGCGGCGCTGCAATCAGTTTTAGTCGAAAAAGACAAAGCTGAACAATATTTAATTGCCAGTGGACTCACATATACTATTATTCGTCCTGGTGGATTGAAAACAGAACCAGCCACAGGTAATGGCGTTTTAACTGAGGACACAAGCATTGTTGGCAGTATCCATCGTGCGGATGTGGCGCAATTAGTTTGTCGTTGTTTCAATAACAATCGCACCAATAATAAAATTTTGTCAGCAGTAGACAAAAATATGCTATTCGGACAAATAAAATTTGCCCCATTTAGTTTAGATTAG